From Caballeronia insecticola, a single genomic window includes:
- a CDS encoding 3'-5' exonuclease family protein, producing MMHLESSSSFAYPSEPVVFVDLETTGGTFGVDRITEIGIVEVGPQGVSQWTSLVNPQKPIPAFIQQLTGIDDAMVRDAPTFEQLAASLLERMTGRLFIAHNAHFDHGFLKGEFKRVGLRFVPDVLCTVQLSRAVYPAESRHGLDALVQRHALVPSARHRALADADLLWQFWQHLHRAHAPDIMQAHLERVTRRFQLAAHIDEDTIERIPAGCGVYLFYGDDDTPLYAGRSVRLRQRVRSHLVGPRRSAKDLRLAALVRRVEWMATGGEIGALLAEAQWVAAKRPAHNRAPKTRAVELRGAPWPYAGAIAIEERDAASAQRVWHIIDNWQYLGSVDTLAQAGALRAGIAAPAFELSTYRILSERLARGLAVTPLTVDTLAGAV from the coding sequence ATGATGCACCTCGAATCTTCATCCAGCTTCGCGTACCCCTCCGAGCCCGTCGTATTCGTAGACCTCGAAACCACGGGCGGGACATTCGGCGTCGACCGCATCACCGAAATCGGCATTGTCGAGGTTGGTCCGCAGGGCGTGTCGCAGTGGACGTCGCTCGTCAACCCGCAGAAGCCGATTCCCGCGTTCATCCAGCAACTCACCGGCATCGACGACGCGATGGTCCGCGACGCTCCCACCTTCGAGCAACTCGCCGCGAGCCTGCTCGAACGCATGACCGGCCGCTTGTTCATCGCGCACAACGCGCATTTCGATCACGGCTTCCTGAAGGGCGAGTTCAAGCGTGTCGGTCTGCGTTTCGTGCCCGACGTGCTGTGCACGGTGCAACTCTCGCGTGCCGTGTATCCGGCCGAGAGCCGTCACGGTCTCGATGCGCTCGTGCAGCGGCACGCGCTCGTGCCCTCGGCGCGGCACCGCGCGCTCGCCGACGCCGATCTCCTCTGGCAGTTCTGGCAGCACCTGCATCGCGCGCACGCGCCGGACATCATGCAGGCGCATCTCGAACGCGTGACGCGCCGGTTCCAGCTCGCCGCGCATATCGATGAAGACACGATCGAGCGCATTCCCGCGGGCTGCGGCGTCTATCTGTTTTACGGCGACGACGACACACCGCTCTACGCCGGACGAAGCGTGCGGCTGCGTCAGCGCGTGCGCTCGCATCTTGTCGGTCCGCGTCGATCGGCGAAGGATTTGCGTTTGGCGGCGCTGGTTCGCCGCGTCGAGTGGATGGCGACTGGCGGCGAAATCGGCGCATTGCTGGCCGAAGCGCAATGGGTCGCGGCGAAGCGTCCGGCGCATAATCGCGCGCCGAAGACGCGTGCCGTCGAGTTGCGCGGCGCGCCTTGGCCTTATGCGGGCGCGATTGCCATTGAAGAGCGCGACGCGGCGTCGGCGCAACGCGTGTGGCACATCATCGACAACTGGCAGTATCTTGGCTCCGTCGATACGCTCGCGCAGGCCGGCGCTTTGCGCGCGGGCATCGCGGCGCCGGCGTTCGAGCTATCGACGTATCGGATATTGAGCGAGCGTCTCGCACGCGGTCTGGCCGTCACGCCGCTCACAGTCGATACACTCGCGGGCGCCGTTTAG
- a CDS encoding chorismate mutase: MRRRSNSSLLASVACACVLTLAAPASARADGDDTAFTNLIALVSQRLALAEPVARWKWAHQEPVTDAPREDALLKHVGDKARAAQVDPEFARQFFRDQIEASKDVQNALFANWRALKAAPEGAPPDLAKDTRPKLDRLTESLVSALARVEPIRHGDDCPMRLAESVARWKHLTRYDSSMNAPLAHALSHVCASGGVGAVG; the protein is encoded by the coding sequence ATGCGCCGCCGATCGAACTCTTCCCTCCTCGCCTCCGTCGCCTGCGCGTGCGTACTCACGCTTGCGGCGCCCGCCTCCGCCCGCGCCGATGGCGACGACACCGCGTTCACCAACCTCATCGCCCTCGTCTCGCAGCGGCTCGCGCTCGCGGAACCGGTCGCACGCTGGAAGTGGGCGCATCAGGAGCCGGTCACCGATGCGCCGCGCGAAGACGCATTGCTCAAGCACGTCGGGGACAAGGCGCGCGCCGCGCAGGTCGATCCCGAGTTCGCGCGGCAGTTTTTCCGCGATCAGATCGAAGCGAGCAAGGACGTGCAAAACGCACTCTTCGCCAACTGGCGCGCGTTGAAAGCGGCGCCCGAAGGCGCGCCGCCGGATCTCGCGAAAGACACTCGGCCGAAGCTCGATCGCCTGACGGAGTCGCTCGTATCGGCGCTTGCACGAGTCGAGCCGATTCGCCACGGGGACGATTGCCCGATGCGCCTCGCGGAAAGCGTCGCGCGATGGAAGCATCTGACGCGCTACGACTCGTCGATGAACGCGCCGCTTGCACACGCGCTGTCGCATGTCTGCGCGAGCGGCGGTGTGGGCGCTGTCGGCTGA
- a CDS encoding class 1 fructose-bisphosphatase — MSSISSRTTLTKYLIEQQREHQNLPADLRLLLEVVARACKQIGYHVSKGALGEALGSAGSENVQGEVQKKLDVLSNEILLEANEWGGNLAAMASEEMEKIFPIPNRYPKGNYLLTFDPLDGSSNIDVNVSIGTIFSVLRCPDGVEPSEQAFMQPGSQQVAAGYAVYGPQTVLVLTTGNGVNCFTLDRELGSWVLTQRDMQVPAETREYAINASNSRHWYEPVQQYIGELNAGQDGPRKEDFNMRWIASMVADVHRILTRGGIFMYPADRRDPSKPGKLRLMYEANPMAFIVEQAGGAATNGEQRILDIVPTSLHQRVAVFLGSKSEVDRVTRYHLEKKN; from the coding sequence ATGTCCTCCATCTCCAGTCGCACTACGCTCACCAAGTATCTGATCGAGCAGCAGCGCGAGCACCAGAACCTGCCCGCCGATCTTCGCCTGTTGCTCGAAGTCGTCGCGCGGGCTTGCAAGCAAATCGGCTATCACGTGAGCAAAGGCGCGCTCGGCGAAGCGCTCGGCAGCGCCGGCAGCGAAAACGTGCAGGGCGAAGTCCAGAAAAAGCTCGATGTGCTCTCGAACGAAATTCTGCTCGAAGCCAACGAATGGGGCGGCAACCTCGCCGCGATGGCATCGGAAGAAATGGAAAAGATCTTCCCGATCCCTAACCGCTATCCGAAGGGCAATTATCTGCTGACGTTCGATCCGCTCGACGGCTCGTCGAACATCGACGTGAACGTGTCGATCGGCACGATCTTCTCGGTGTTGCGCTGCCCCGACGGCGTCGAGCCGAGCGAGCAGGCGTTCATGCAGCCGGGCTCGCAGCAGGTGGCCGCGGGCTATGCAGTGTACGGCCCGCAAACGGTGCTCGTGCTGACCACCGGCAACGGCGTGAACTGCTTCACGCTCGATCGCGAACTCGGTTCTTGGGTGCTCACGCAGCGCGACATGCAGGTTCCGGCCGAGACGCGCGAATACGCGATCAACGCGTCGAACAGCCGCCACTGGTACGAGCCGGTGCAACAGTACATCGGCGAGCTGAACGCCGGCCAGGACGGCCCGCGCAAAGAAGATTTCAACATGCGCTGGATCGCGTCGATGGTCGCGGACGTGCACCGTATTCTCACGCGCGGCGGCATCTTCATGTATCCGGCCGATCGCCGCGATCCGTCGAAGCCCGGCAAACTGCGCCTGATGTACGAAGCGAACCCGATGGCGTTCATCGTCGAACAGGCGGGCGGCGCCGCGACCAACGGCGAACAGCGCATCCTCGATATCGTTCCGACGAGCCTGCACCAGCGCGTCGCGGTGTTCCTCGGTTCGAAGAGTGAAGTGGACCGTGTGACCCGATATCATCTCGAAAAGAAAAATTGA